One window from the genome of Hypanus sabinus isolate sHypSab1 chromosome 16, sHypSab1.hap1, whole genome shotgun sequence encodes:
- the LOC132405860 gene encoding tetraspanin-1-like — MVLYSAMKILIFSFNCITFMGGTALFGMGVWIKVDAGYVFVILWNISVPLRVVENVSYLCILIGSLLIIIGFLACYGARKENKYMLLTFFLIMLVIFLAQLVAGMTFMLFSSLSEVLMDHIQNWFQKFIKNDYGRDKEITDTFDSLMQKFRCCGIMGYIDFENSYFTNTTNTYPGSCCFSSGPCIIPHRVQSCNNLLRNFLWKNLTLFGMFALGTALFEIGAMATSMIMYCQVRKKLIKT, encoded by the exons ATGGTTTTATATTCAGCAATGAAGATATTAATATTCTCTTTCAATTGCATCACCTTT ATGGGAGGAACTGCCTTATTTGGAATGGGAGTCTGGATTAAAGTGGATGCTGGATATGTATTTGTAATCCTGTGGAACATATCAGTGCCCCTGAGGGTGGTAGAGAATGTATCGTACCTCTGCATTTTAATAGGTTCGCTGTTAATCATCATTGGCTTCCTGGCGTGTTACGGGGCACGGAAAGAAAAcaagtacatgttgctgaca TTCTTCTTGATCATGCTCGTGATCTTCCTGGCTCAGCTTGTGGCTGGTATGACTTTCATGCTGTTTTCGAGCCTG TCTGAAGTGTTAATGGACCATATTCAAAATTGGTTCCAGAAGTTCATTAAAAATGACTACGGTAGAGATAAGGAGATAACTGACACATTTGATAGTCTGATGCAAAAG TTCAGATGTTGTGGAATCATGGGCTATATCGATTTTGAAAACTCATATTTCACCAACACTACAAATACTTACCCCGGATCATGCTGCTTCAGTTCTGGTCCTTGCATTATACCTCATAGGGTGCAG AGTTGCAATAACTTGTTACGGAACTTTCTGTGGAAAAACCTTACTCTGTTTGGTATGTTTGCCTTGGGAACAGCTCTATTTGAG ATCGGAGCAATGGCCACATCCATGATAATGTACTGTCAAGTCAGAAAGAAGCTAATCAAAACATGA